In Capsicum annuum cultivar UCD-10X-F1 chromosome 7, UCD10Xv1.1, whole genome shotgun sequence, one genomic interval encodes:
- the LOC124885806 gene encoding uncharacterized protein LOC124885806, translating to MSFNYTTVKSCKKYLRVRYVDPTCRWMARACTIGESGWFHIHKYMGEHTCGIDHVTGKHKNVIVEVIASLILNFFIDNKGPSPKEIERILKAFVIDEPELCVIFDRHVSIANGLARHYSLTHYGVCMRHLGENLRINHHCFDSLYLYYHATKAYTLKEFNDYFNALKERCPSPTACLEHEVGFEKWSRAHFPSNRFNVMTSNIAESLNSMFHDEREYPVAAIFNSIAHRFEEIFRKMYAEVDNSKTTFVPVAEMILRKNMIEGDKLYMNNINGSTDEFTVLGYDHSAKVNILRRLCSCRKYDLVKLLCAHAMAALRLKHRDKYGTSVYNYFLQMYLKESYLLAYLEAICAASLESKWSVVREYLEMQVLLPDFDPKLRRRKVKRIKGVLELSRYKKRNKFSKCKRPGHKRTTCSLNVG from the exons ATGTCGTTCAATTACACAACGGTGAAGAGTTGTAAGAAATACTTGAGGGTGAGGTACGTAGATCCTACTTGCCGGTGGATGGCGCGTGCATGTACTATTGGAGAATCGGGTTGGTTTCATATCCACAAGTACATGGGAGAGCATACTTGTGGCATTGATCATGTCACGGGAAAGCACAAGAATGTCATCGTGGAGGTCATTGCCTcacttattttgaactttttcatcGACAACAAAGGTCCAAGCCCGAAAGAGATAGAGAGGATC CTTAAGGCCTTTGTCATCGACGAACCAGAGTTGTGCGTTATCTTCGATAGACACGTAAGCATAGCCAACGGCCTCGCAAGGCATTATTCTCTTACACATTACGGTGTTTGTATGAGGCATCTCGGTGAAAATCTTCGCATAAATCACCATTGTTTCGATTCTCTCTATTTGTACTACCATGCGACCAAGGCGTACACGTTGAAAGAATTTAATGACTACTTCAACGCCCTTAAAGAAAGATGCCCTAGCCCAACAGCTTGCCTTGAGCATGAAGTTGGATTTGAAAAGTGGAGCCGAGCTCACTTTCCAAGTAATCGATTCAATGTCATGACCTCAAACATTGCCGAGTCGCTCAACTCAATGTTTCACGACGAAAGAGAGTATCCAGTGGCGGCCATCTTCAATTCAATTGCACATAGGTTTGAAGAAATATTTAGGAAGATGTATGCAGAGGTGGACAATTCAAAGACAACATTCGTTCCCGTAGCCGAGATGATCTTGAGGAAAAACATGATCGAGGGCGACAAATTATATATGAACAACATAAACGGAAGCACCGACGAATTCACCGTGCTTGGTTACGATCATTCCGCCAAAGTTAATATTTTGAGACGGTTATGTTCTTGCAGAAAGTACGACTTAGTGAAATTGCTATGCGCTCATGCAATGGCAGCGTTGCGTTTGAAGCACAGGGACAAATACGGCACTAGCGTTTATAACTACTTTTTGCAAATGTATTTGAAAGAATCATATCTCCTTGCATACTTGGAAGCTATTTGTGCAGCATCACTAGAGTCGAAGTGGAGTGTAGTGCGAGAATATCTAGAAATGCAAGTTCTTCTACCCGATTTTGATCCCAAACTCAGAAGGAGAAAGGTGAAACGCATTAAGGGtgtgttggagctttcaaggtacaAGAAAAGAAACAAATTCTCCAAGTGCAAAAGGCCGGGACATAAGAGAACAACATGTAGCCTTAATGTAGGATAA
- the LOC107877857 gene encoding PHD finger protein ALFIN-LIKE 4 isoform X2, which produces MQEKENLCLYGFSSEQWEVNLPAEEVPPELPEPALGINFARDGMAEKDWLALVAVHGDAWLLSISFYFGARFGFDKADRRRLFNMMNNLPTIYEVVTGVAKKKVKDKSTISNHSSNKSKSNSKAGKYSKPQVNDEDDGFDEEDDEHGDTLCGACGENYASDEFWICCDICERWFHRKCVKITPARAEHIKQYKCPSCSNKRICP; this is translated from the exons atgcaag AAAAGGAAAACCTCTGCCTCTATGGATTTTCAAGCGAGCAGTGGGAAGTCAATTTGCCTGCTGAGGAGGTGCCTCCAGAGCTTCCTGAGCCAGCATTAGGTATAAACTTTGCAAGAGATGGGATGGCGGAAAAGGACTGGTTGGCTCTAGTTGCTGTCCATGGCGATGCATGGCTACTCTCCATTTCTTTCTATTTTGGTGCCAGATTTGGCTTTGATAAAGCTGACAG GAGACGTCTTTTCAACATGATGAATAATCTGCCAACAATATATGAAGTTGTTACTGGAGTGGCCAAGAAGAAAGTAAAGGATaaatcaacaatttcaaatcatagcAGCAACAAGTCAAAGTCAAATTCTAAAGCG GGTAAATACTCAAAGCCGCAAGTAAATGATGAGGATGATGGATTTGATGAGGAAGATGATGAACATGGCGACACTCTGTGTGGTGCATGCGGTGAGAACTATGCTTCAGATGAATTCTGGATTTGCTGTGACATATGTGAGAGGTGGTTCCATCGGAAGTGTGTTAAGATCACCCCCGCCAGGGCGGAGCATATAAAGCAGTACAAATGCCCTTCATGCAGCAACAAAAGAATATGTCCGTGA
- the LOC107877857 gene encoding PHD finger protein ALFIN-LIKE 4 isoform X1, whose protein sequence is MEGGAQYNPRTVEEALKDFKGRRAGMIKALTTDVEEFYQQCDPEKENLCLYGFSSEQWEVNLPAEEVPPELPEPALGINFARDGMAEKDWLALVAVHGDAWLLSISFYFGARFGFDKADRRRLFNMMNNLPTIYEVVTGVAKKKVKDKSTISNHSSNKSKSNSKAGKYSKPQVNDEDDGFDEEDDEHGDTLCGACGENYASDEFWICCDICERWFHRKCVKITPARAEHIKQYKCPSCSNKRICP, encoded by the exons ATGGAGGGAGGCGCACAGTACAATCCTCGCACAGTAGAAGAGGCGTTGAAGGATTTTAAAGGGCGTCGAGCGGGCATGATCAAAGCCCTCACCACTG ACGTGGAGGAATTTTATCAGCAATGTGACCCCG AAAAGGAAAACCTCTGCCTCTATGGATTTTCAAGCGAGCAGTGGGAAGTCAATTTGCCTGCTGAGGAGGTGCCTCCAGAGCTTCCTGAGCCAGCATTAGGTATAAACTTTGCAAGAGATGGGATGGCGGAAAAGGACTGGTTGGCTCTAGTTGCTGTCCATGGCGATGCATGGCTACTCTCCATTTCTTTCTATTTTGGTGCCAGATTTGGCTTTGATAAAGCTGACAG GAGACGTCTTTTCAACATGATGAATAATCTGCCAACAATATATGAAGTTGTTACTGGAGTGGCCAAGAAGAAAGTAAAGGATaaatcaacaatttcaaatcatagcAGCAACAAGTCAAAGTCAAATTCTAAAGCG GGTAAATACTCAAAGCCGCAAGTAAATGATGAGGATGATGGATTTGATGAGGAAGATGATGAACATGGCGACACTCTGTGTGGTGCATGCGGTGAGAACTATGCTTCAGATGAATTCTGGATTTGCTGTGACATATGTGAGAGGTGGTTCCATCGGAAGTGTGTTAAGATCACCCCCGCCAGGGCGGAGCATATAAAGCAGTACAAATGCCCTTCATGCAGCAACAAAAGAATATGTCCGTGA